A stretch of DNA from Spirochaetaceae bacterium:
GGGCCGCAGTTCAACCTGGTCCAGCCGTGGGTCGCGGGATTCAACGGCGAGTCCACGATGGGATGGGCCAGAGCAGTCTTCTGGCGCATCTGGTTCGATAGCAGCCTGAAACCGTAGCGCGCGGCGCGTTTGCTGCTGGGGTGGGGTCGCGCACGGCCGGCGGCCGGCCCTGCTCCTAGCAGCCGGAGTTTCGCCACGGGCTGCTAGCTCAGTCCCCCACAAACGATGGAGCGTAATGCATGAGGGCGTATGCCGTCCGGCGGCTGTTGATGGTCATCCCGACCCTGTTCCTCGTGACCGTCCTGGTGTTTCTGTTGGTCCGCTTCCTCCCGGGCGATGTCATCGACGTCATGCAAATGCAAATGGAACGCTCCTGGTCGAGACTCGGGCATGAGGGGATCGACCGCGCAGCCATGGAGCGTCGGCTGGGGTTGGACGTGCCGGTCTACGTCCAGTATGGGCGCTGGGTGGGCGGGATCGTGCTGCGCGGCACGCTCGGCGAGCCACTGATGGGCGGCGACACCGTGGAGCAGAGCATCGCCCAGCGGCTGCCGGTGACCGTTCAGCTCGGCCTGATGGCGATCGTCATCGGGCTGGTGATCGCCGTGCCGGTCGGTATCTACTCGGCGATCCGCCAGGATACCGCCGCCGACTACGTGGGCCGTTCGCTGGCCATCCTCGGCCTGGCCACGCCCAACTTCTGGCTGGCCACCATGGTGATCCTGTTTCCCGCCATCTGGTGGCGCTGGTCCCCACCGTTGGTGCTGGTCTCCTTCGCGGACGACCCGCTCGGGAGCTTGGCGGGATTCGCCGTGCCCAGCCTGATCCTCGGGACCTATCTGTCCGCGGCCACCATGCGGATGACGCGGACCATGATGCTGGAGGTGCTCAGACAGGACTACATCAGGACCGCGTGGGCCAAGGGCCTGCTGGAGCGATCGGTGATCCTGCGCCACGCCGTCAAGAACACCCTGATCCCGGTGGTCAGCCTGGTCGCCCTGCAGGTGCCGATCCTGGTGGGCGGCTCGGTCATCATCGAGAACA
This window harbors:
- a CDS encoding ABC transporter permease, with the translated sequence MRAYAVRRLLMVIPTLFLVTVLVFLLVRFLPGDVIDVMQMQMERSWSRLGHEGIDRAAMERRLGLDVPVYVQYGRWVGGIVLRGTLGEPLMGGDTVEQSIAQRLPVTVQLGLMAIVIGLVIAVPVGIYSAIRQDTAADYVGRSLAILGLATPNFWLATMVILFPAIWWRWSPPLVLVSFADDPLGSLAGFAVPSLILGTYLSAATMRMTRTMMLEVLRQDYIRTAWAKGLLERSVILRHAVKNTLIPVVSLVALQVPILVGGSVIIENIFNLPGLGRLLVNALTIRDYPIVSGVNLVFAAVVVAVNLVTDLSYALIDPRVRYR